A window of Castanea sativa cultivar Marrone di Chiusa Pesio chromosome 1, ASM4071231v1 contains these coding sequences:
- the LOC142637941 gene encoding U-box domain-containing protein 21-like, with amino-acid sequence MILSWRRRRSSNNKSSEPALNDSSLDTEVMIPAHFRCPISLDLLKDPVTLSTGITYDRESIERWIESGNQTCPVTNQVLNSFDQIPNHALRKMIQDWCVKNRSFGIERIPTPRVPVSQYEVLGICSRIEVATRCGDDRKCVELVRKIKAWGKESERNKRCVVNSGTGCVLSNTFLSFASVSIEKHVGLLVEILSVLPWMFPLGEEGQSKLGSTASLSCMVWVLKNGDLSARQNVVSVLKELLSLNQRLVDKLAEIEGISEALVKVIREPICPKATKASLTAIFYMISPSQSSERLTSRFVELGLVSLMTEILVDAEKGTCERALGVLSGICDSKEGREEAYKNALTMPILVKKMLRISEIATEFAVCTLWKLCKNSKKEDDGDGGVLVEALQSGAFRKLLVLLQVGCSEAIKEKVTELLKLLNLQRNRSNCVDASMDFKYLKRPF; translated from the coding sequence atgaTTTTATCTTGGAGAAGAAGGAGATCAAGCAACAACAAGAGCAGCGAGCCTGCTTTGAATGACAGCAGTTTGGACACGGAGGTTATGATTCCAGCCCACTTTCGGTGTCCGATTTCTCTTGATCTGTTGAAAGATCCCGTCACGTTGTCTACTGGGATCACGTACGATCGAGAGAGCATCGAGAGGTGGATTGAGTCTGGCAACCAAACTTGTCCGGTGACAAACCAAGTCTTGAACAGCTTCGATCAAATTCCGAACCATGCGTTGCGCAAGATGATTCAAGATTGGTGTGTCAAGAATCGATCTTTTGGGATTGAGAGGATTCCCACGCCTCGAGTTCCCGTGAGCCAGTATGAGGTTTTGGGGATTTGTTCGAGAATTGAGGTCGCAACTCGATGTGGGGATGACAGGAAGTGCGTAGAATTGGTGAGGAAGATCAAGGCGTGGGGGAAAGAAAGCGAGCGAAACAAGCGGTGCGTTGTGAACAGTGGAACTGGGTGTGTGTTATCTAATACGTTTCTTTCATTTGCGAGCGTTTCTATTGAGAAGCATGTGGGGTTGTTGGTTGAGATTTTGTCTGTCTTGCCATGGATGTTTCCACTTGGTGAAGAAGGGCAATCAAAATTGGGATCAACAGCGTCTTTAAGTTGCATGGTTTGGGTTTTGAAGAACGGTGATCTTTCAGCAAGACAAAACGTGGTTTCAGTACTCAAAGAGCTGCTTTCTTTGAATCAAAGACTTGTTGATAAGTTGGCAGAGATTGAAGGAATTAGTGAAGCTTTAGTTAAAGTAATCAGAGAGCCTATTTGTCCTAAGGCTACAAAAGCTTCTTTGACAGCTATATTCTATATGATTTCTCCATCTCAAAGCAGTGAGAGACTCACATCAAGATTTGTGGAACTGGGTTTGGTTTCGTTGATGACAGAAATCCTTGTTGATGCAGAGAAAGGAACATGTGAAAGGGCTTTAGGTGTTTTGTCTGGAATTTGTGATAGCAAAGAAGGGAGAGAAGAGGCATATAAGAATGCTCTAACTATGCCTATTTTGGTTAAGAAGATGTTGCGGATATCAGAGATAGCAACGGAGTTTGCAGTGTGTACTCTTTGGAAGCTCTGCAAGAATTCTAAGAAGGAAGATGATGGTGATGGAGGTGTTTTAGTTGAGGCACTTCAATCGGGTGCTTTTCGAAAGCTTTTGGTTCTCTTGCAGGTTGGTTGTAGTGAGGCTATAAAGGAGAAGGTCACTGAGTTGTTGAAATTGTTGAATCTTCAGAGAAATAGGTCTAACTGTGTTGATGCGTCAATGGATTTCAAGTATCTCAAAAGGCCGTTTTGA